A genomic window from Planctomycetia bacterium includes:
- a CDS encoding ABC transporter permease: MISRAPSSVVRFAAAELSVAILALVYVLAVLPFCPELATRDQAFAVLLNAAPLLVLALGQSFALLIGGIDLSVSGVISLSGVVGAMILTRDDGALADSSLAIPVALLVMLLIGGVAGATQGAAVAYWELPAFIVTMCGMMALGGVAVWLTGGERLGGLSLPLLDAMQGDWLHVPVMLWIAAALAIVCHLLLQHTVLGKHLYAVGHNARAARVAGISLGRVTCFAYGAAGTCSALAALLYTCRTESATPSFAREILLDAIGAAVIGGVSLSGGRVSVVGIVCGALLITLVGNSLTLLNLDYWHVLMAKGGVILVAALLDAARRGVVGGRA, from the coding sequence ATGATCTCACGTGCGCCCAGTTCTGTCGTGCGGTTTGCGGCTGCAGAGCTCAGCGTGGCGATCCTGGCATTGGTTTACGTGCTCGCGGTGTTGCCGTTTTGCCCTGAGTTGGCCACGCGCGATCAAGCGTTCGCCGTGTTGTTGAACGCCGCGCCCTTGTTGGTGTTAGCGTTGGGGCAATCGTTCGCGCTGTTGATCGGCGGCATCGATCTTTCCGTGTCCGGCGTGATTTCGCTTTCCGGTGTCGTCGGCGCGATGATTTTGACGCGAGACGATGGCGCGCTCGCAGATTCGTCGCTGGCGATCCCGGTGGCACTCCTGGTGATGTTGCTGATTGGCGGCGTCGCAGGCGCTACGCAAGGCGCCGCGGTGGCGTACTGGGAACTGCCGGCATTTATCGTCACCATGTGCGGCATGATGGCCTTGGGGGGCGTCGCTGTCTGGCTCACCGGCGGCGAACGACTGGGGGGCTTGTCGCTGCCGTTGCTGGATGCCATGCAAGGAGATTGGTTGCACGTGCCTGTCATGCTTTGGATCGCGGCGGCGTTGGCCATCGTCTGCCACCTGCTGTTGCAACATACCGTGCTCGGCAAGCACTTGTACGCTGTGGGGCACAATGCACGCGCGGCGCGCGTGGCTGGGATCTCACTGGGGCGAGTCACGTGCTTCGCGTATGGCGCAGCGGGAACGTGCTCCGCACTAGCAGCCTTGCTTTACACGTGCCGCACTGAATCGGCCACGCCCAGCTTCGCGCGTGAGATCTTGCTCGATGCCATCGGCGCGGCGGTGATCGGCGGCGTCAGTCTGAGCGGCGGTCGCGTGAGCGTCGTGGGGATTGTCTGCGGCGCACTGTTGATCACGCTGGTCGGCAATAGCCTCACGTTGTTGAACCTCGACTATTGGCACGTCTTGATGGCCAAGGGGGGCGTGATTCTCGTCGCGGCTCTGCTGGATGCGGCGCGGCGGGGCGTTGTCGGAGGTCGCGCATGA
- a CDS encoding sugar ABC transporter ATP-binding protein, which produces MKPLLECRKIRKSFAGVRVLKDVDLELASGQVLGLVGQNGAGKSTLMNILGGVLPPDDGAMLLAGKPYAPRNPAQAAAAGVRIVHQELNLFPNLSVAENLFLDRLPRAPWGIRRKTLASQARELLHLVNLERDPRAPVEQLSTGERQLVEIAKALGDGAQLIVFDEPTTSLTQPEAARLFAIIDDLRGRGLGVIYISHQLDDVMRLADDVLVLRDGVRQACGPASVFTIPLLIQHMIGRELDHVYPERGAAIGEEIVLQLRNVSRRGVVDNVSLQVRSGEILGIAGMLGAGRSELARLAFGLDPLDAGTVLFSGEALALLTPGRAVARGGALITEDRRDDGLLMNASVEDNVLLASWRDYAFGGWLRRRAAKRGAAAMADSLKIGGSLHRPVGQLSGGNQQKAIFARWLLRKPRCLILDEPTRGIDVGAKDEIYRLIRRLTDAGTGILLISSEIEELLGLADRIVVMRAGRLAGEFDRAEFHRERVLACALGQETFV; this is translated from the coding sequence ATGAAACCCTTGCTGGAATGCCGGAAGATTCGCAAGTCGTTCGCCGGCGTACGCGTGCTGAAGGACGTCGACTTGGAGCTCGCCAGCGGACAAGTGCTTGGTCTGGTCGGGCAAAATGGCGCTGGCAAGTCGACGTTGATGAACATCCTCGGCGGCGTGCTCCCTCCGGACGACGGCGCGATGTTGCTTGCGGGAAAACCGTATGCGCCCCGGAATCCAGCCCAGGCCGCGGCGGCGGGCGTAAGAATCGTGCATCAGGAATTGAATCTCTTTCCGAATTTGAGTGTCGCCGAGAATCTGTTCCTTGATCGGCTGCCCCGCGCGCCTTGGGGGATCCGTCGCAAGACGCTGGCGAGTCAAGCACGCGAGCTATTGCACCTCGTCAACCTCGAACGTGATCCGAGGGCTCCCGTCGAACAACTCTCCACCGGCGAACGCCAGTTGGTCGAAATCGCCAAAGCGCTTGGGGATGGCGCGCAGTTGATCGTGTTCGATGAGCCGACGACGTCGCTGACACAGCCCGAGGCGGCGCGATTGTTCGCGATCATCGACGATCTGCGCGGCCGTGGGTTGGGAGTGATCTACATCTCGCACCAGTTGGACGACGTGATGCGTCTGGCCGACGACGTGTTGGTGCTGCGCGATGGCGTTCGGCAAGCCTGCGGACCGGCGAGCGTGTTTACCATTCCGTTGTTGATTCAACACATGATCGGCCGCGAGTTGGATCACGTTTATCCGGAACGCGGCGCCGCGATCGGCGAGGAGATCGTCCTGCAGTTGCGCAATGTGTCGCGGCGCGGCGTCGTGGACAACGTGTCGCTGCAAGTGCGCTCAGGGGAAATTCTGGGTATCGCCGGAATGCTGGGCGCGGGGCGTTCCGAACTGGCGCGGCTCGCGTTCGGACTGGATCCGTTGGACGCGGGCACAGTGCTGTTTTCTGGTGAAGCGCTCGCTCTGCTGACGCCGGGGCGCGCGGTAGCGCGGGGCGGGGCGTTGATTACGGAAGATCGTCGCGACGACGGTTTGTTGATGAACGCCTCGGTCGAAGACAATGTGTTGCTCGCGAGTTGGCGCGACTACGCTTTTGGCGGCTGGCTGCGCCGTCGCGCCGCAAAGCGCGGGGCCGCGGCGATGGCGGATTCGCTCAAGATCGGCGGCTCGCTGCATCGCCCGGTCGGTCAACTTAGCGGAGGCAATCAACAGAAGGCGATCTTCGCCCGTTGGTTGTTGCGCAAACCGCGCTGTTTGATTCTCGACGAGCCGACGCGAGGCATCGACGTCGGGGCGAAGGATGAAATCTATCGCCTTATCCGCCGCCTGACCGACGCGGGAACCGGGATCTTGCTGATTTCCTCGGAAATCGAGGAGCTTCTCGGCCTGGCGGATCGGATCGTGGTGATGCGCGCAGGGCGGCTGGCCGGCGAGTTTGATCGCGCGGAGTTCCATCGCGAGCGCGTGCTGGCCTGCGCTTTGGGGCAGGAGACGTTCGTATGA
- a CDS encoding ABC transporter permease translates to MTRFLINHSPMILLVAVLIGFSIGSPRFLTAQNAVNMLTQGASATILAAGMTWVLVTSGVDLSVGSLMFLTAAACGKMMQSDVDPVLAALVAAAIGPLCGVVHGLLIAYAGASPFIVTLASLFLLRGAGLWISRTRAMNLPEEFSRWASEKLVGVPAPVWVAGATVLVLYWLQTRTAFGRQSYAVGYDPAAARKAGVNVRGVLVKTYALSGACAALAALTSLTQLGAVSPTFGKDREFDAIAAAVLGGASLFGGRGNVFPGAVIGAMTVAAVFNGLNTMNANPYSYPLITAGVVFLAVLFDGLRRRPWARPLLATRGNVEGAR, encoded by the coding sequence ATGACGCGGTTTCTGATTAATCACTCGCCGATGATTTTGCTGGTCGCCGTGCTGATCGGTTTCTCCATCGGGTCGCCGCGCTTTCTGACTGCACAGAACGCCGTGAACATGCTCACGCAAGGCGCTTCGGCCACCATACTCGCGGCCGGGATGACCTGGGTGTTGGTGACTTCGGGAGTGGATCTCTCGGTGGGATCACTGATGTTTCTGACCGCCGCGGCGTGCGGGAAAATGATGCAAAGCGATGTCGATCCGGTGCTCGCGGCGCTCGTGGCCGCCGCGATCGGTCCGCTCTGCGGCGTGGTGCATGGTCTGCTGATCGCTTACGCCGGCGCATCGCCGTTTATCGTGACGCTGGCCTCGCTGTTCTTGTTGCGCGGCGCGGGGCTGTGGATCAGTCGCACGCGGGCGATGAACTTGCCGGAGGAGTTCTCGCGATGGGCGTCGGAGAAGCTGGTCGGAGTTCCAGCGCCGGTGTGGGTCGCGGGCGCAACGGTGCTCGTGCTGTACTGGCTGCAGACCCGCACGGCGTTTGGCCGTCAAAGTTATGCCGTGGGATACGATCCCGCGGCGGCGCGTAAGGCGGGAGTGAACGTGCGCGGAGTGTTGGTGAAGACCTACGCGTTAAGCGGCGCCTGCGCGGCGCTTGCGGCGCTGACGTCGTTGACGCAACTGGGCGCGGTCTCGCCGACGTTCGGTAAAGATCGCGAATTCGACGCCATCGCCGCCGCGGTACTGGGCGGAGCCAGCTTGTTTGGGGGACGCGGCAATGTCTTTCCCGGAGCGGTGATCGGCGCGATGACCGTGGCCGCGGTCTTCAACGGACTGAACACGATGAACGCCAACCCGTATAGCTATCCGCTGATCACGGCCGGCGTGGTGTTTCTGGCCGTGCTGTTTGACGGACTGCGCCGCCGCCCGTGGGCGCGACCTTTGTTGGCGACGCGTGGGAACGTGGAGGGCGCACGATGA
- a CDS encoding Gfo/Idh/MocA family oxidoreductase: protein MRELRFAVLGAGFWSGYQLAAWGELPGARCVAIYNRTRSKAAALSARFGAPAVYDDAEKMLGAEQLDFVDIITDVDSHAPLVELAARHRLPVICQKPLAPSLASAEGMLLACREAGVPLLVHENWRWQAPLRALRETLTSGAIGRVFRAQITFSNSFPVFENQPFLKELEQFILTDIGTHILDAARFLFGEPSAVDCRTMRVREDIRGEDVATVMLTLDDATVVCNMSYASRVEHDRFPETFVFVEGARGSAEIAPDYWLRVTTEAGTQCRRVAPQHYPWADPAYDLVQASIVPCQANLLTALRGAGQAETTGDDNLRTLRLVNAAYESARTQQTISLT from the coding sequence ATGCGTGAACTGCGATTTGCCGTGCTCGGCGCCGGCTTCTGGTCCGGCTATCAGCTCGCCGCCTGGGGAGAGTTGCCTGGCGCTCGCTGCGTGGCGATCTACAATCGCACGCGATCCAAGGCCGCGGCATTGTCCGCGCGCTTCGGAGCGCCGGCTGTGTACGACGATGCGGAGAAGATGCTGGGCGCGGAACAACTCGATTTCGTCGATATCATCACGGATGTCGATTCCCATGCGCCGCTCGTCGAACTCGCCGCGCGCCATCGGTTGCCGGTGATCTGCCAAAAGCCGCTCGCACCGTCCTTGGCGTCGGCGGAAGGCATGTTGCTCGCGTGCCGCGAGGCGGGCGTGCCGCTTCTGGTACACGAGAACTGGCGTTGGCAGGCGCCGTTGCGCGCACTGCGAGAAACTCTGACTTCCGGCGCGATCGGACGCGTGTTCCGAGCGCAAATCACTTTTTCCAACAGCTTCCCGGTGTTCGAGAATCAGCCGTTCCTGAAAGAGCTAGAGCAGTTCATTCTGACCGACATTGGGACGCATATCCTCGATGCCGCGCGGTTCCTGTTCGGCGAGCCAAGTGCTGTCGATTGCCGTACCATGCGGGTGCGCGAAGACATTCGTGGCGAGGACGTCGCGACGGTGATGCTGACGCTCGACGACGCCACAGTCGTATGCAACATGAGCTACGCGAGCCGCGTGGAGCACGACCGCTTTCCGGAGACGTTTGTCTTCGTGGAAGGCGCTCGCGGCAGCGCCGAAATCGCGCCGGACTATTGGCTTCGCGTCACCACGGAGGCCGGTACGCAATGTCGACGCGTGGCGCCTCAGCATTATCCGTGGGCCGATCCGGCGTACGACCTGGTGCAGGCCAGCATTGTGCCGTGTCAGGCTAACCTGTTGACGGCGTTGCGCGGCGCGGGCCAGGCCGAAACGACCGGGGACGACAACCTCCGCACGCTCCGCCTGGTAAACGCGGCCTACGAATCCGCCCGCACGCAACAAACCATTTCGCTGACTTGA
- a CDS encoding ribulose-bisphosphate carboxylase large subunit family protein has translation MADAIRAKYWIETAFPLEQAAAALAGEQSCGTFVRVPGETDALRARHQAQIIRLTELDTVDAPSLPGGGRPKDFGGATQFRRAELEIAFPFDNIGVNLPTLMATVAGNLFELREFSGLRLLDLELPAAYSACPGPQFGVAGTRRLAGVFDRPLIGTIVKPSVGLSPEQTAALVRELGEAGIDFIKDDELLANPPHSPLSERVPAVMRAIRALADRSGKQVMFAFNISDEPEAMLRHHDLVAEHQGTCVMVSLHHVGLGGVMQLRRHSQLPIHGHRNGWGIYSRSPAIGIEYAAMQKIWRLAGVDHLHVNGLQNKFCEPDDSVVRSIAACLTPMFGDDRALPVVSSGQWGGQAPETFRRTQTVDLMYLAGGGMMAHPGGPAAGCRALQQAWEAAVAGVALDDFARMHGELRQSLEKFAARSS, from the coding sequence ATGGCTGACGCGATTCGCGCAAAATATTGGATTGAGACGGCGTTTCCGTTGGAACAGGCGGCCGCGGCGTTGGCGGGCGAACAATCGTGCGGGACGTTTGTCCGCGTGCCAGGCGAGACCGACGCCTTGCGCGCGCGGCATCAGGCGCAGATCATTCGCTTGACGGAACTCGACACCGTCGATGCGCCGAGTTTGCCAGGCGGCGGTCGGCCCAAAGATTTCGGCGGCGCGACGCAATTTCGTCGTGCTGAGTTGGAGATCGCGTTTCCGTTCGACAACATCGGCGTCAATCTACCGACGCTGATGGCGACCGTCGCGGGAAATCTGTTCGAGTTGCGCGAATTCTCTGGGCTGCGATTGCTGGACTTGGAACTTCCGGCCGCATACTCGGCATGTCCCGGGCCGCAGTTCGGAGTTGCGGGAACGCGGCGCTTGGCCGGCGTGTTCGATCGCCCGTTGATTGGCACGATTGTGAAGCCCAGCGTCGGACTGTCGCCGGAGCAGACGGCGGCGCTGGTGCGCGAGTTGGGCGAGGCGGGCATTGATTTCATCAAGGACGACGAATTGCTGGCGAATCCGCCGCATTCGCCATTGTCGGAGCGCGTGCCGGCCGTGATGCGGGCGATTCGCGCGCTCGCCGACCGCTCCGGCAAGCAGGTGATGTTCGCCTTCAATATCTCCGACGAACCGGAAGCGATGCTTAGGCATCACGACCTCGTCGCTGAGCACCAGGGCACCTGCGTGATGGTGAGTCTGCATCACGTGGGCCTGGGCGGCGTGATGCAATTGCGGAGACATTCGCAGTTGCCGATTCACGGGCATCGCAACGGCTGGGGGATTTACTCACGCAGTCCCGCCATCGGCATCGAGTACGCCGCGATGCAGAAGATCTGGCGACTGGCCGGCGTCGATCATTTGCATGTAAATGGATTGCAGAACAAATTCTGTGAGCCGGATGACTCGGTCGTCCGTTCGATCGCGGCCTGCCTGACGCCGATGTTCGGCGACGATCGCGCGCTGCCGGTCGTGTCGTCAGGGCAATGGGGCGGGCAAGCGCCGGAGACATTTCGACGCACGCAAACCGTCGATCTGATGTATCTCGCCGGGGGCGGCATGATGGCCCATCCGGGCGGACCGGCGGCTGGCTGCCGCGCGTTGCAGCAGGCGTGGGAGGCGGCCGTAGCGGGCGTCGCGTTGGACGACTTTGCACGCATGCATGGCGAGTTGCGGCAGTCGCTGGAGAAGTTCGCGGCGAGGTCTTCGTGA
- a CDS encoding four-carbon acid sugar kinase family protein, which produces MSDVWLGYYGDDFSGSADVMEVLAQAGLPTVLFLAPPSLEQLARFPEVKAIGIAGIARSLPTEAMEAELRPAFASLRRLAPLVHYKICSTFDSSPEIGSIGRAIDIGRAALGTRVVPVVVGAPALGRYCVFGNLFARSGGGSPIFRLDRHPTMATHPVTPMDEADLMRHLARQTSANIALLNALVLDHAAGVRFDDLVASGAEVVLIDTLYERQMPIIGELIASLAERDLTRFVVGSSGVEYALTAHWRAAGMLPFTRVATPQCAESPVVIVSGSCSPVTAAQILAAAEAGFRCVALQPDEWLEGIVGRAATEALNAMAAGESVIVHAATGPEDPRIAAANEKLSSAGRSTERNTLLGEALARILNAAIDAGVRRCAVAGGDTSGQVARTLGIESLEFIAPLAPGSPLCRARFHDTTRLDMEICFKGGQVGRPDFFLKLARGAG; this is translated from the coding sequence ATGAGCGACGTCTGGCTCGGCTACTACGGCGACGATTTCAGCGGCAGCGCCGATGTGATGGAAGTGCTTGCGCAAGCCGGCTTGCCGACCGTGCTGTTTCTCGCGCCGCCGTCCCTGGAACAACTCGCGCGCTTTCCGGAGGTGAAGGCGATCGGCATCGCGGGAATCGCGCGATCGCTCCCCACGGAGGCGATGGAGGCCGAGCTGCGCCCGGCGTTCGCGTCGTTGCGTCGACTGGCGCCGTTGGTGCATTACAAGATCTGTTCGACGTTTGATTCATCGCCGGAGATCGGCAGCATCGGTCGGGCCATCGACATCGGACGCGCAGCGCTGGGAACGCGGGTCGTGCCGGTCGTGGTCGGCGCGCCGGCCCTGGGCCGCTATTGCGTGTTCGGCAATCTCTTCGCGCGGTCCGGCGGCGGCAGTCCGATTTTTCGGCTCGATCGGCATCCCACGATGGCGACGCATCCCGTGACGCCGATGGACGAGGCCGATCTGATGCGGCATCTGGCGCGCCAGACGTCCGCCAACATCGCGCTGTTGAATGCGCTTGTCTTGGATCATGCGGCCGGGGTGCGTTTCGACGACCTGGTCGCGTCCGGCGCCGAAGTGGTCCTGATCGACACGCTCTACGAGCGGCAGATGCCGATCATCGGCGAGCTGATCGCGAGTCTCGCGGAGCGCGACCTGACGCGCTTCGTCGTCGGTTCGTCCGGAGTGGAATATGCGTTGACGGCGCACTGGCGCGCTGCTGGAATGTTGCCGTTCACGCGCGTTGCAACTCCGCAGTGCGCTGAATCGCCCGTCGTCATTGTGTCGGGAAGTTGCTCACCGGTGACCGCGGCGCAGATTCTCGCAGCGGCAGAGGCGGGTTTCCGGTGTGTCGCTTTGCAGCCGGATGAATGGCTCGAGGGAATTGTCGGCCGCGCAGCAACGGAGGCCTTGAACGCCATGGCGGCAGGCGAAAGCGTCATCGTGCATGCCGCCACAGGGCCGGAAGATCCGCGGATCGCCGCAGCGAACGAGAAGCTCTCCAGTGCAGGTCGAAGCACGGAGCGCAACACACTGCTCGGCGAGGCCTTGGCGCGCATCTTGAACGCCGCCATCGACGCGGGTGTGCGGCGCTGCGCGGTGGCGGGCGGCGATACTTCGGGACAAGTCGCGCGGACGCTGGGAATTGAATCGCTGGAATTTATCGCGCCGCTCGCGCCAGGGTCGCCGCTCTGCCGAGCGCGGTTTCACGACACAACAAGACTGGACATGGAAATCTGTTTCAAGGGAGGGCAGGTCGGGCGTCCCGACTTCTTCCTGAAGCTCGCGCGCGGCGCGGGCTGA
- a CDS encoding phosphogluconate dehydrogenase C-terminal domain-containing protein, producing the protein MVTIAIFGAGGNMGTRASQALVGDPEYRVLHVEPGPAGRTRLDERGITPVAREEAIAAADTVLLAVPDHLINGIAAELVPTLRPGTLVICLDPAAPYHGRLPARSDIAYFVTHPGHPPIFSDEATLDARRDYFGSGLAKQAIVSALMQGAESDYAKGEAISRKLFGPILRSHRLTVEQMALLEPALAETLAATCLTVIREGLDEVVRRGVPAEAARDFLLGHLNIELAIVFNETGWKFSQGCQRAIDEAKPLLFRPDWKKIFEPEQLQASVARIAGDV; encoded by the coding sequence ATGGTGACCATCGCAATCTTCGGCGCCGGCGGCAACATGGGGACGCGCGCCAGCCAGGCGCTCGTGGGCGACCCCGAGTACCGCGTCCTGCACGTAGAGCCGGGGCCGGCGGGTCGAACACGGCTCGACGAACGTGGCATTACGCCCGTCGCGCGCGAGGAGGCGATCGCGGCCGCCGACACGGTGTTGCTGGCGGTGCCGGACCATTTGATCAACGGGATCGCCGCCGAACTTGTGCCGACGTTGCGTCCCGGCACGCTGGTGATCTGCCTCGATCCGGCCGCGCCGTACCATGGTCGGCTACCGGCGCGGAGCGACATTGCGTACTTCGTGACGCACCCGGGGCATCCGCCGATCTTCAGCGACGAAGCGACCCTCGACGCGCGGCGCGACTATTTTGGCAGCGGGCTCGCCAAGCAAGCGATTGTTTCGGCGCTGATGCAAGGCGCCGAGTCCGACTACGCGAAGGGCGAAGCGATCTCGCGCAAATTGTTCGGCCCGATTTTGCGTTCGCATCGCTTGACGGTCGAACAAATGGCGCTCTTGGAACCGGCGCTGGCGGAAACCTTAGCGGCGACTTGCCTAACGGTGATTCGCGAGGGCTTGGACGAAGTCGTGCGGCGCGGCGTACCAGCCGAGGCCGCCCGCGATTTTCTGTTGGGCCACCTGAATATTGAGCTGGCGATCGTCTTCAACGAAACTGGCTGGAAATTCTCGCAAGGCTGCCAGCGCGCGATCGACGAAGCGAAGCCGCTGCTGTTTCGTCCCGACTGGAAAAAAATCTTCGAACCGGAACAACTCCAGGCCAGCGTCGCGCGGATCGCCGGCGACGTTTGA